A single region of the Verrucomicrobiota bacterium genome encodes:
- a CDS encoding sodium/solute symporter (Members of the Solute:Sodium Symporter (SSS), TC 2.A.21 as described in tcdb.org, catalyze solute:Na+ symport. Known solutes for members of the family include sugars, amino acids, nucleosides, inositols, vitamins, urea or anions, depending on the system.), with translation MQSGLTTLDYIVVAIYLIGTVGLGLAIGWKFKTGKDFFLAGRTLPWWAIGMSLVASDIGGTDIIGVGGAAYAHGIAVANFEWIGCVPAMIIAAFIFVPIFWRMGIYTIPEFMERRFNVGVRSSLGLCWLFFMACNVGLMLYASARMLNTLTGFSEVTCIFVTAGMVGIYTIGGGLKAVVYTDVIQCSVMIGGCLLVLGIGLYDLGGIDGLREQLAALGERTENHTTLIVPADAKSPFPWPAILFGLAFILSPAYWIGNQAIMQRSLGAKSQFHAQAAYVWGAMLKILIPVIIAIPGLIAIAKFPDLATPDAAFPTLAAQLLPTGIRGLFLAAFIAALMSSVDSYLNASATVATKDFYLRFVNREADDQRILFIGRTVTLVLMIWGIGFAFFIRQAGENTSIYTIFQTLMSFFQGPALAMILTGFFWKRANGTGALCGFLCGIVCSVGLFILHNWHASFGIEPLFRIEEPFLYFSIWSFVVALTVIVIVSRLTPPEPTEKTAFLNLKTEPAI, from the coding sequence GTGCAATCCGGACTCACAACCCTCGATTATATCGTAGTTGCCATTTATCTAATTGGCACAGTGGGATTGGGGCTGGCTATTGGGTGGAAGTTTAAAACAGGGAAAGATTTTTTCCTGGCTGGCCGAACACTTCCGTGGTGGGCGATAGGAATGTCTCTGGTTGCAAGTGATATTGGTGGAACAGACATCATAGGAGTAGGTGGAGCCGCTTATGCTCATGGCATAGCGGTGGCTAACTTCGAGTGGATCGGATGCGTCCCTGCCATGATCATCGCCGCGTTTATTTTTGTGCCTATCTTCTGGCGCATGGGAATCTACACGATCCCTGAGTTTATGGAGCGGCGATTCAACGTCGGGGTCCGCAGTTCGCTCGGCCTGTGTTGGCTATTCTTCATGGCCTGTAACGTTGGCCTCATGCTCTATGCCTCGGCCAGGATGCTGAACACACTCACCGGGTTTTCGGAAGTCACATGCATTTTCGTAACTGCGGGGATGGTGGGAATCTATACTATAGGCGGAGGCCTCAAAGCGGTAGTGTATACGGATGTTATTCAGTGTTCCGTCATGATAGGCGGATGCTTGCTCGTACTCGGCATCGGACTTTACGATCTCGGGGGAATTGACGGCCTTCGGGAACAACTGGCCGCACTCGGGGAAAGAACAGAAAACCACACTACTCTGATTGTACCAGCCGACGCAAAGTCGCCGTTCCCGTGGCCAGCAATTTTGTTCGGCCTGGCCTTCATACTATCTCCGGCCTACTGGATCGGCAATCAGGCGATCATGCAACGATCACTCGGTGCCAAATCCCAATTCCATGCACAGGCCGCCTACGTCTGGGGAGCAATGCTTAAGATCCTCATCCCGGTCATCATCGCGATACCAGGCTTGATCGCGATTGCGAAGTTTCCAGACCTTGCGACACCGGACGCCGCTTTCCCCACCCTTGCAGCCCAACTGCTACCTACCGGTATTCGCGGGCTCTTTCTTGCTGCATTCATCGCAGCTCTGATGTCGAGCGTCGATTCCTACCTCAACGCTTCGGCCACGGTTGCCACAAAAGATTTTTACTTACGCTTTGTTAACCGTGAAGCCGACGACCAGAGAATCCTCTTCATTGGACGGACCGTGACTCTGGTCCTTATGATCTGGGGAATCGGCTTTGCATTTTTCATCCGGCAGGCTGGAGAGAACACCAGCATCTACACCATTTTCCAAACCCTTATGTCGTTTTTCCAGGGACCGGCACTCGCGATGATCCTAACCGGATTTTTCTGGAAACGCGCCAATGGTACGGGCGCCCTATGTGGATTTCTTTGCGGGATCGTCTGCTCGGTTGGACTTTTTATTCTTCACAACTGGCATGCGTCATTCGGCATAGAACCTCTCTTCCGAATCGAGGAACCATTTCTGTATTTCTCAATCTGGTCATTTGTAGTCGCATTGACAGTCATTGTCATCGTAAGTCGATTGACCCCACCCGAGCCGACGGAGAAAACCGCCTTTCTAAATCTCAAGACCGAACCTGCAATTTAA
- a CDS encoding DoxX family protein, translating to MTNVLLFSCSALSALSFLWYAMDCLTTVRMKLEFERYGMGSYRVLTGVLQICGVVGLAVGYTIPIIGVLAAAGLAIQMLLALVVRIRIKDGFLRSSPAVFYLILNAFLVYLYLQRI from the coding sequence ATGACGAACGTTCTACTTTTTTCCTGCAGCGCACTCTCGGCCTTATCCTTTTTGTGGTATGCGATGGACTGCCTAACGACCGTACGCATGAAACTGGAATTTGAGCGCTATGGCATGGGTTCCTATCGAGTTCTGACCGGAGTACTTCAAATCTGTGGCGTAGTGGGTCTCGCGGTAGGCTACACGATTCCGATCATCGGAGTTCTTGCAGCAGCAGGTCTAGCGATTCAAATGCTTCTGGCACTGGTCGTAAGGATACGAATCAAGGATGGGTTCCTGCGCTCGTCACCGGCAGTTTTCTACCTCATACTCAACGCTTTCCTCGTCTATTTATACCTGCAGCGAATATGA
- a CDS encoding sulfatase: MTTYALPTLKRITHLLPKILFIVLPLAWFFSGCAKQGSPPNILIIFTDDQGYGDLSCYGSKSIHSPNLDKLASDGMRFTDFYVQPVCGPSRSALLTARYPVRSLGWSMPESEITFAELMQDVGYRTACIGKWDVSNRRPIIERMPNNQGFDYYFGPLGANDSGNVTFHENNEAAGGTDDMGSLTKLYTDKGISWLKENQEGPFLLYLSHTMVHSIIDASPEFKGKSGGNLYDDTIEELDYHTGRLLDVLDELGLRENTLVIFTSDNGPWSNFEESLGPKHNGQIGWGTSGPLRSAKGSTYEGGLRVPAIMRWPGHIPAGRVSNAIVSSLDLLPTFAKLTGFDVPNDRPIDGFDQTDLILGKNDEGARDHLFYYCREEFQCVRQGKWKLVMPDLKVFRSYVDDRPSGKIELYDLENDIGETTNLAAGHPEVVQQLLELAAIAPQIDDPTKLTYINPPAP; this comes from the coding sequence ATGACCACCTATGCATTACCCACCCTAAAACGAATTACTCACCTCCTCCCGAAAATATTGTTTATTGTCTTGCCCCTCGCCTGGTTCTTTTCTGGCTGCGCAAAACAAGGGTCGCCGCCCAATATACTGATTATTTTCACTGATGACCAAGGATATGGCGACCTGAGTTGTTATGGTTCGAAAAGTATACACTCGCCAAATCTCGATAAACTGGCGTCCGATGGCATGCGGTTTACTGATTTTTATGTGCAACCCGTTTGCGGGCCATCGAGATCGGCATTGCTTACGGCCCGGTATCCGGTGCGAAGTCTTGGCTGGAGTATGCCCGAAAGCGAAATAACCTTCGCAGAACTCATGCAGGATGTGGGCTATCGAACTGCCTGTATCGGTAAGTGGGATGTTTCCAATCGCCGACCGATCATCGAACGTATGCCGAACAACCAGGGCTTCGATTACTACTTCGGACCTCTTGGAGCAAACGATAGCGGGAATGTTACTTTTCATGAAAACAATGAAGCGGCTGGCGGAACTGACGATATGGGTTCGCTTACGAAACTGTATACGGACAAAGGCATCTCGTGGCTGAAGGAAAACCAGGAAGGTCCATTTCTCCTTTATCTTTCGCATACCATGGTGCACTCGATCATTGATGCTTCACCTGAATTTAAAGGAAAGTCCGGCGGAAATTTATATGACGATACCATTGAGGAATTGGATTATCATACGGGTCGCTTGTTGGATGTGCTGGATGAGCTGGGACTTCGTGAAAACACGCTTGTGATTTTCACTTCAGACAATGGACCCTGGAGCAATTTCGAGGAAAGTTTGGGTCCGAAGCATAATGGACAAATCGGTTGGGGTACTTCCGGACCCTTGCGCTCTGCAAAAGGTTCGACTTACGAAGGAGGTCTTCGGGTTCCTGCTATTATGCGCTGGCCAGGACACATTCCCGCGGGACGTGTTAGCAACGCGATTGTGAGCAGCCTGGATTTACTACCCACCTTTGCGAAACTGACAGGTTTTGATGTTCCGAATGATCGACCCATCGATGGTTTTGACCAGACCGATTTAATTTTAGGAAAGAATGATGAAGGAGCACGGGATCATTTGTTTTATTATTGCCGGGAAGAATTTCAATGTGTGCGACAAGGAAAGTGGAAATTGGTGATGCCAGATCTCAAAGTCTTTCGTAGCTATGTAGATGATCGTCCTTCCGGGAAGATCGAGCTTTATGACCTGGAAAATGATATTGGCGAAACGACGAATCTTGCGGCTGGACATCCGGAAGTAGTTCAGCAGCTTTTGGAGTTAGCAGCGATAGCGCCTCAAATCGATGACCCGACGAAGCTGACGTATATCAATCCTCCCGCTCCTTAA
- a CDS encoding DEAD/DEAH box helicase: MKELNFEGMPLAAPIQKALAEKGYTTPSPIQAKAIPVLLQGRDLLACAQTGTGKTAAFALPILHGLAGERRKLRRYEVRNLILTPTRELAVQVAESFSTYGNRISFEIGLVYGGVSQVPQVRSLKRGLDVLVATTGRLLDLIEQGYIELGGVECFVLDEADRMLDMGFIRDIRKIGELLPRKRQTLLFSATMAPEITKLASTLLHNPEEIRITPLVTTAEKIDQYIHFVEQKDKLTHLLDMMSRRMKDNAGELNLVFSRTKHGARKLAEKLERHGVRADAIHGDKSQAARQKTLDRFKNGQTPVLVATDVAARGIDVRNITLVVNYDLPSEADNYVHRIGRTARAGASGRAITFCCHEELDLLRDVEKIIKQSIPVDSDHVRHSSSIAARHNDGARSRLRASGRSGGNRNGNRNGGSPNRTNKPKVSLQTAKVAAAAPSGRNRRNRRRASAGQRG; encoded by the coding sequence ATGAAAGAATTAAATTTTGAGGGTATGCCTTTGGCTGCCCCTATCCAAAAAGCGTTAGCTGAAAAGGGTTATACCACACCATCGCCGATTCAGGCGAAAGCAATTCCTGTCCTTCTCCAGGGACGCGATCTACTAGCCTGCGCTCAAACGGGTACTGGAAAAACCGCGGCATTCGCGTTGCCGATCCTTCACGGATTGGCGGGAGAGCGCAGGAAGCTGCGACGTTACGAAGTTCGCAATCTCATACTCACTCCAACTCGCGAGTTGGCCGTCCAGGTTGCTGAAAGTTTCTCTACCTATGGTAACCGCATTTCTTTCGAAATCGGTTTGGTTTACGGTGGGGTATCGCAGGTGCCTCAAGTGAGAAGTCTGAAACGGGGGTTGGATGTGTTAGTCGCAACCACAGGACGTTTACTCGATCTAATTGAACAAGGATATATAGAACTTGGCGGAGTCGAGTGCTTCGTCCTCGACGAAGCCGATCGCATGTTGGATATGGGCTTTATTCGGGACATTCGCAAGATTGGTGAATTGTTACCTCGCAAACGCCAGACGCTGCTATTTTCAGCCACGATGGCTCCTGAAATCACTAAGCTTGCTTCGACGCTTCTGCATAATCCTGAAGAAATCCGTATTACTCCCTTGGTGACAACCGCGGAAAAGATTGATCAGTACATCCACTTCGTAGAACAAAAAGATAAACTTACTCATCTCTTGGACATGATGAGTCGAAGGATGAAGGACAATGCAGGCGAATTGAATTTGGTGTTCAGTCGAACCAAGCACGGTGCCCGCAAGTTGGCCGAAAAACTGGAACGTCATGGGGTCCGCGCGGATGCCATTCATGGTGACAAGTCACAAGCAGCCCGACAGAAGACACTCGACCGGTTCAAAAATGGGCAAACTCCAGTTCTGGTCGCAACGGATGTTGCCGCCCGCGGAATCGATGTGCGTAACATTACCCTGGTTGTTAATTACGACCTGCCTTCAGAAGCGGATAACTATGTTCACCGTATCGGCCGCACAGCTCGCGCTGGAGCCAGCGGTCGTGCCATTACCTTTTGTTGCCACGAAGAATTGGATCTTCTCCGAGACGTTGAAAAGATAATCAAACAAAGCATTCCAGTTGATTCGGATCATGTCAGGCATTCATCATCGATCGCAGCCCGTCATAATGACGGAGCGAGATCAAGACTGCGCGCTTCTGGAAGGTCCGGGGGAAACCGAAATGGGAACCGGAATGGAGGAAGTCCTAATCGTACGAATAAACCTAAGGTTTCCCTGCAAACCGCCAAGGTTGCTGCCGCTGCTCCATCGGGGCGAAATAGACGTAATCGTCGAAGAGCGTCAGCAGGTCAAAGAGGGTAG
- a CDS encoding DoxX family protein encodes MDYLAIVCQLIVGLGILNVWGLRFNKHSIYRGGKAKTMQEEFAEYGLPAWSVGVVGSLKIAAAVGLLIGIFLPQTLLPSALVLTVLMVVAIAMHLKINDALVKSFPAACVLLLCLFLAYYSYSLQV; translated from the coding sequence ATGGACTATCTAGCAATCGTGTGTCAACTAATAGTAGGCTTGGGGATTCTCAATGTGTGGGGATTGCGGTTTAACAAACATTCTATCTATCGGGGTGGAAAGGCTAAAACCATGCAGGAAGAATTTGCGGAATACGGACTGCCAGCGTGGTCGGTAGGCGTGGTTGGATCTCTAAAGATCGCTGCGGCAGTGGGGCTCCTGATCGGGATTTTCTTGCCGCAAACCCTATTACCTTCCGCACTGGTATTGACGGTGTTGATGGTCGTCGCAATCGCTATGCATCTAAAAATAAATGATGCGCTTGTGAAGTCCTTTCCCGCCGCCTGTGTCTTGCTGCTCTGTCTTTTCCTGGCTTACTACTCATATTCGCTGCAGGTATAA
- a CDS encoding Gfo/Idh/MocA family oxidoreductase gives MTSPLRIGVLGLSHDHVWDNLPFLVAHEDAELIAAADPNNPLTTRIATEYGCKTYTSSSELLDKEQLDAVYIFSSNYEGAELAIAAMQKKLHVLIEKPMAARLEQANRMVAAAEENNVKLVINWPFAWWSQLQKALAMVQEGAIGKVWAVKYRAAHAGPAELGCSKYFCDWLFDPELNGAGAMMDYCCYGSVLAASLLGLPESVTGMTGGQVKDGLKVEDNAIIAMKYPFGMSSAEGSWTQIGKLTSYTTTFYGTEGTMLVEPREGAPLILASESNPMGSEVPVLESEPYLQNSANHFIHCIRNDKQPWLLCDPQNSRDAQEILEAGIRSAEQGSHQKLPL, from the coding sequence ATGACCTCACCACTTAGAATTGGAGTCCTCGGACTCAGCCACGATCACGTTTGGGATAACTTGCCATTTCTGGTAGCGCATGAAGATGCGGAGTTGATCGCAGCGGCCGATCCGAATAACCCGTTAACTACCCGGATCGCAACTGAATACGGATGCAAAACTTACACTTCCTCCTCCGAGCTCTTGGACAAGGAACAACTGGATGCGGTTTACATTTTCAGTAGCAATTATGAAGGAGCAGAGCTGGCCATCGCAGCGATGCAAAAAAAGCTTCACGTCCTGATAGAAAAGCCGATGGCAGCCCGACTGGAGCAAGCAAATCGCATGGTTGCGGCAGCCGAGGAAAACAATGTGAAGCTGGTTATCAATTGGCCTTTCGCCTGGTGGTCCCAACTTCAGAAAGCCCTGGCTATGGTTCAGGAAGGCGCTATCGGAAAAGTCTGGGCTGTAAAATATCGAGCCGCTCACGCCGGTCCGGCTGAGTTGGGATGCTCAAAGTATTTTTGCGATTGGTTGTTCGATCCAGAACTCAATGGAGCAGGTGCCATGATGGATTACTGTTGTTACGGCAGTGTGTTGGCGGCCTCTCTGCTGGGACTGCCAGAATCAGTTACAGGCATGACAGGTGGGCAGGTGAAGGACGGACTTAAGGTCGAAGACAACGCGATCATAGCCATGAAGTATCCGTTTGGCATGTCGTCTGCCGAGGGTTCCTGGACACAGATTGGCAAGCTCACCAGTTACACTACTACCTTTTACGGTACCGAAGGCACCATGCTGGTTGAACCAAGAGAAGGAGCTCCGCTGATCCTCGCTTCGGAATCGAACCCTATGGGAAGTGAAGTACCTGTTCTCGAATCAGAGCCATACCTCCAAAACTCAGCGAACCATTTCATACATTGTATTCGAAATGACAAACAACCCTGGTTGCTTTGTGATCCTCAAAACTCCAGGGACGCGCAAGAGATTCTCGAAGCGGGTATTCGATCAGCCGAGCAAGGCAGCCACCAAAAATTGCCACTTTAA
- a CDS encoding sulfatase-like hydrolase/transferase yields the protein MSHYPNQEEKEGGRNRQADPDNKFIGITDKTMGEVLDAVERLGIKDNTYFIYTTDHGTPGRNPPLSGGKGTVREGGLRVPFIVAGPGIEAGACSYVRVNAMDLLPTFADLAGIKKALPKEVEGGSLVAVLKNKGLGNVKRAREEFVTDRKLLFSGEAAEVGVLGGGVKIESIEKQFV from the coding sequence ATGTCCCACTACCCCAACCAGGAAGAAAAGGAAGGCGGCCGGAACCGCCAGGCCGACCCGGATAACAAGTTTATAGGGATCACAGACAAAACCATGGGTGAAGTTCTTGACGCGGTGGAACGGCTCGGAATCAAGGACAACACTTACTTTATCTACACCACCGATCACGGCACGCCTGGACGCAACCCCCCACTGAGTGGAGGAAAAGGCACCGTGAGGGAAGGAGGCCTGCGTGTCCCTTTCATCGTAGCCGGACCCGGCATCGAGGCTGGAGCCTGTTCCTATGTCAGAGTGAACGCGATGGATTTGCTTCCCACGTTCGCTGATTTGGCGGGAATCAAGAAAGCTCTTCCCAAGGAGGTCGAAGGCGGGAGTCTCGTAGCGGTATTGAAGAACAAAGGACTCGGAAATGTGAAACGGGCGCGTGAAGAATTCGTTACTGATAGGAAATTGCTTTTCAGCGGCGAAGCCGCAGAGGTGGGGGTTTTAGGGGGAGGAGTGAAAATTGAAAGCATAGAGAAGCAATTTGTCTGA
- a CDS encoding DUF4174 domain-containing protein, with protein sequence MIREGHSYCLFGYVVLVIGMASTVLDSLANPLNDFRWENRVMVAQLGETSLTKFEAELERQLGRLKEYRLVVVAVTNEEVNVYGSGEKQVSNEGLKLALVEQLLGMDVALIGLDGGVKRRFTLSGFSWDNVYGLIDSMPMRRVELRAQKRI encoded by the coding sequence ATGATTAGAGAAGGACATTCCTATTGTTTATTTGGTTACGTGGTTCTTGTCATTGGTATGGCTTCAACAGTGCTTGATTCCCTTGCGAATCCCCTGAATGACTTTCGATGGGAGAACCGTGTGATGGTGGCCCAATTGGGCGAAACTTCCTTAACGAAATTCGAGGCCGAACTCGAACGGCAGCTAGGTAGGTTGAAAGAATACCGACTGGTAGTCGTCGCTGTAACTAATGAGGAAGTAAATGTCTATGGATCCGGGGAAAAGCAGGTGAGTAATGAGGGCCTAAAGCTTGCGCTGGTGGAACAGTTGTTGGGGATGGATGTTGCTTTGATTGGCCTCGATGGTGGGGTAAAGCGTCGGTTTACGCTTTCAGGTTTCTCATGGGATAACGTGTATGGGTTGATTGATTCTATGCCTATGCGGCGGGTCGAGTTGCGTGCGCAGAAACGTATATAG
- a CDS encoding alpha/beta hydrolase has protein sequence MKTLSLLIFPIIVFCLVQQVTTNAKEMSQVELEQLFARFPEADADGDEKLTLKEVERFRKARNAKKQQARKQTAATTTLADATKNTVPEPTLPNVPYGAHERQVLDLYRAASDHPTPVVIFFHGGGFRGGDKQSFAKDTRPYVEAGISVVSSNYRYSSQAIYPGPVLDGVRAVQFVRAKAKEWNIDPKQIALSGSSAGGLMALWIALHDDQADPASEDPIARQSTRVTCVVPYITACSIEPDYVRQHLGANDFGAILPLFGVATVEELSRPGKAALIHNASPLTHLSPDDPPILSIFRSPLSPTPLPPDAKFGQWIHHPKFGELLKRACDSIGVECTFYHAGFPAPEGAEAAFVFKQSAYQ, from the coding sequence ATGAAAACTTTATCTCTTCTCATATTCCCGATTATAGTTTTTTGCCTGGTTCAGCAAGTGACGACAAACGCAAAGGAAATGTCTCAAGTGGAGCTTGAACAATTGTTTGCCCGGTTTCCGGAGGCAGATGCCGACGGAGACGAAAAATTGACCCTTAAGGAAGTCGAGCGGTTTCGCAAAGCACGCAACGCAAAGAAGCAACAGGCGCGCAAGCAGACAGCCGCCACCACCACACTCGCGGATGCAACTAAAAACACGGTGCCAGAGCCAACCCTGCCAAATGTACCCTATGGAGCGCACGAAAGGCAGGTTCTAGACCTCTATCGCGCTGCTTCGGATCACCCGACGCCCGTAGTCATCTTCTTCCACGGAGGCGGATTCCGCGGAGGTGACAAACAATCTTTTGCCAAAGATACCCGTCCCTACGTCGAAGCCGGCATCTCGGTAGTGTCATCCAATTATCGCTACAGCAGCCAGGCAATTTATCCGGGTCCGGTACTCGACGGCGTACGGGCCGTCCAGTTTGTGCGGGCGAAAGCAAAGGAGTGGAACATTGATCCAAAGCAGATCGCCCTCTCGGGCAGTTCGGCCGGCGGTCTCATGGCATTGTGGATCGCTCTCCACGACGACCAGGCTGACCCGGCATCGGAAGATCCTATTGCGCGGCAGTCGACGCGGGTGACCTGCGTGGTGCCCTACATCACCGCGTGCTCGATTGAACCGGACTACGTCCGGCAGCATCTCGGGGCGAACGATTTTGGCGCGATCCTGCCGTTGTTTGGCGTTGCAACCGTCGAGGAACTTTCCCGTCCCGGCAAAGCGGCTCTCATACACAACGCCTCACCCCTTACGCACCTTTCACCGGACGATCCACCAATCCTGTCCATCTTCCGCAGTCCTTTATCGCCGACGCCACTCCCTCCGGACGCAAAGTTCGGCCAGTGGATTCATCATCCGAAATTCGGCGAGCTGCTAAAACGGGCCTGTGATTCCATTGGGGTCGAATGCACATTTTATCATGCCGGTTTTCCGGCGCCTGAGGGGGCCGAAGCAGCCTTTGTATTCAAACAGTCAGCCTACCAATAG
- a CDS encoding MFS transporter: MTESPPKIKVDARLSAMMFMEYGVKGMWMPLAGIFLVTEVSMGGLGFTESEKGMIIGIPMAIGSILAPFIAGQLTDRMFSTQKCLAVMLLLAGILKWATAYQSSFAVWMCLSIGFAILYVPTNSLTNSLAMEHMSDPKTQFPRVRLWGTIGWIAVSWIFPMLWLQTNLRFQALPPFFKGDNVPDVTWRMIDSLKFAGGLAIIFAFYCWFILPNTPPKGKNRKKLAWVEAMQLFKKRSFLVLMIIALPVSVLQVFYMMNTSPFLKASGLQASYIMPAMSLGQFSEIAALAFLGVLLTKWGFRTVMTIGIFCYALRYLIFGIPGLPVEVHVAVQLLHGLCFGCFYAGSFIYVQRIAPKEIHHTAQILFFFVMLGLAPAITGGFLNGWLADLCGAPNGVLDLDSYVRFWRACSILGFVSAILFWIYFKDETSDPEPVV; encoded by the coding sequence ATGACAGAATCTCCACCCAAAATAAAAGTAGACGCACGCCTCAGCGCCATGATGTTTATGGAGTATGGAGTCAAAGGCATGTGGATGCCATTGGCGGGAATTTTCCTGGTCACAGAGGTATCGATGGGCGGACTCGGATTTACGGAATCCGAAAAGGGAATGATCATCGGGATTCCGATGGCGATTGGATCTATTCTGGCTCCCTTTATTGCCGGGCAGTTGACCGACCGGATGTTCTCAACCCAGAAGTGTCTGGCTGTCATGCTTCTCCTGGCGGGTATTTTAAAATGGGCCACCGCTTACCAGTCGTCTTTCGCGGTTTGGATGTGTCTGTCGATCGGCTTCGCCATCCTGTATGTTCCCACCAACTCGCTGACTAACTCACTGGCCATGGAGCACATGAGCGATCCGAAGACGCAGTTTCCCCGCGTGCGACTCTGGGGAACCATCGGATGGATCGCCGTATCCTGGATTTTTCCCATGCTCTGGTTGCAGACCAACCTGCGTTTCCAGGCACTGCCTCCCTTCTTCAAGGGAGATAATGTTCCCGACGTAACCTGGAGAATGATCGATAGTCTGAAATTTGCCGGAGGACTGGCTATAATCTTCGCATTCTACTGCTGGTTCATTCTGCCAAACACACCGCCAAAAGGTAAGAACCGCAAAAAGCTAGCCTGGGTGGAGGCGATGCAACTCTTCAAAAAACGCAGTTTCCTGGTCCTCATGATTATCGCCTTACCAGTAAGTGTTTTGCAGGTATTTTATATGATGAACACCAGCCCATTCCTCAAAGCGAGCGGTTTGCAGGCCAGCTACATCATGCCGGCCATGTCACTGGGCCAGTTCTCGGAAATTGCCGCACTCGCATTTCTCGGCGTTTTGCTGACCAAGTGGGGATTCCGGACTGTCATGACGATTGGAATTTTCTGTTACGCTTTGCGTTACTTGATTTTTGGCATCCCTGGGCTGCCGGTTGAAGTCCATGTGGCAGTCCAACTTTTGCATGGACTGTGTTTCGGTTGTTTTTACGCAGGTTCTTTTATCTATGTTCAAAGAATTGCCCCGAAAGAAATTCACCACACGGCCCAGATCCTGTTTTTCTTCGTTATGCTGGGTCTGGCGCCTGCCATCACCGGTGGATTCTTGAATGGCTGGTTGGCAGATCTATGTGGTGCACCCAACGGCGTTTTGGATCTCGATTCCTATGTTCGTTTCTGGAGGGCGTGCTCCATTCTGGGATTTGTTTCCGCCATTTTGTTTTGGATTTACTTCAAAGATGAAACGAGCGATCCAGAGCCCGTTGTATAA